From the genome of Streptomyces sp. V1I1, one region includes:
- a CDS encoding carbohydrate ABC transporter permease produces MTIMKGTKAMKGARPRGLVLHLSLIVGVVLSLFPFYWTVVMSTHTTSEIFQFPPKLLPGSHFDENVSALLDNVDFFGSMLNSLIVAGSVTFLVLFFDSLAAFVFAKFHFPGRRALFVIMMAIFMVPAQLQAIPQFVIMARIGWIGSLTALVVPAAANAFGIFWMRQYMKGAIHDELMDASRLDGCGFLRQYWHVALPVVRPGLAFLGIFTFMGQWNDYAWPLIALVNPDHVTLQVALSQLNGVHGTTDYGMVMTGALLALIPLLIVFAIGARQMIADLAKGAIR; encoded by the coding sequence ATGACCATCATGAAAGGAACGAAGGCCATGAAGGGCGCACGGCCCCGAGGGCTCGTCCTGCACCTCTCGCTGATCGTCGGCGTCGTCCTCTCGCTGTTCCCGTTCTACTGGACCGTCGTCATGTCGACACACACGACGAGCGAGATCTTCCAGTTTCCGCCGAAGCTGCTGCCCGGCTCGCACTTCGACGAGAACGTCAGCGCTCTCCTCGACAACGTCGACTTCTTCGGGTCGATGCTCAACTCCCTGATCGTCGCGGGCTCAGTGACGTTCCTCGTGCTCTTCTTCGACTCGCTGGCCGCCTTCGTCTTCGCGAAGTTCCATTTCCCCGGCCGCCGGGCGCTGTTCGTGATCATGATGGCCATCTTCATGGTTCCCGCCCAGCTCCAGGCGATCCCGCAATTCGTGATCATGGCGCGGATCGGCTGGATCGGCTCGCTTACCGCCCTCGTAGTGCCGGCCGCGGCCAACGCCTTCGGCATCTTCTGGATGCGCCAGTACATGAAGGGCGCGATCCACGACGAGCTGATGGACGCATCCCGGCTCGACGGCTGCGGCTTCCTGCGCCAGTACTGGCATGTGGCCCTTCCGGTCGTCCGCCCCGGCCTCGCCTTCCTCGGCATCTTCACCTTCATGGGCCAGTGGAACGACTACGCCTGGCCGCTGATCGCCCTGGTCAACCCCGACCATGTGACGCTCCAGGTCGCGCTGTCGCAGCTCAACGGCGTCCACGGCACGACCGACTACGGCATGGTGATGACCGGCGCCCTGCTCGCACTGATCCCCCTGCTCATCGTCTTCGCGATCGGCGCCCGTCAGATGATCGCCGATCTGGCCAAGGGAGCCATTCGCTGA